The Lampris incognitus isolate fLamInc1 chromosome 17, fLamInc1.hap2, whole genome shotgun sequence genome contains a region encoding:
- the LOC130127218 gene encoding H-2 class II histocompatibility antigen, E-S beta chain-like produces the protein MGTHSHFIMIASSLLHPKHWDSKVSLSLPDAFLWYYLDTCVYTSSELPDIEYIYSLYFNKIEFMRFNSTVGKYVGYDKFGIYNAERWNNDPAEMARRRADKERYCKHNIEIEYRKILDKTAEPSVRLTSVTPPSGRHPAMLMCSVYNFYPKYISVTWLRDGQPVTSDVTSTDELANGDWYYQIHSHLEYTPRSGEKITCMVEHASFPSPEKVDWNPSMPQSDRNKIATGASGLLLGLILSLAGLIYYKRKVRGRVLVPTS, from the exons ATGGGGACACATAGCCACTTCATCATGATTGCTTCCTCTTTGCTGCATCCCAAGCACTGGGACAGCAAAG tttctctttctcttccagaTGCGTTTTTGTGGTATTACCTGGACACATGTGTGTACACCTCCTCTGAACTTCCTGACATAGAGTACATATACTCTCTGTATTTCAATAAGATAGAATTTATGaggtttaacagcactgtggggaagTATGTTGGATATGATAAGTTTGGTATCTATAACGCAGAGCGCTGGAACAACGATCCTGCAGAGATGGCACGAAGGAGAGCTGATAAAGAGAGATACTGCAAACATAATATAGAGATAGAGTACCGAAAAATActggataagacag ctgagcccagtgtgagactgacttcagtgacgccccctagtggccgacatccggccatgctgatgtgcagtgtctacaacttctaccccaaatacatcagtgtcacctggctgagagacggacagccggtgacctctgacgtcacttccaccgatgagctggcaaacggtgattggtactaccagatccactcccacctggagtacacgcccag gtctggagagaagatcacctgcatggtggaacacgccagtttcccctctcctgagaaagtggactgga atccctccatgccacaatcagacagaaacaagatcgccactggagcgtcaggtctgcttctgggtttgattttgtcttt